Proteins from one Mucilaginibacter jinjuensis genomic window:
- the cysC gene encoding adenylyl-sulfate kinase: MITDILLKVLKKDPLIKRNVIKTVSWRIVGSVDTVILGWLITGQFSLGAKIGLTELLTKMLLYYAHERAWQKIKFGLPSKRRQTQILQKEIKPNLFKQTGKITRGDRERLNNNRSFTLWLTGLSGSGKSTLATETEAWLHGQNARVYILDGDNTRLGINKDLSFSDEDRAENIRRVAEMCRLFNDAGIIVIASFISPFEQDRAIAEKLIGDESFVEVYIDASIDTCQKRDTKGLYKLALAGKIKNFTGISSPYETPANPDVHLNTESQTVGACLDVLKKYLITNKNIGISLPTTVSSFTD; this comes from the coding sequence ATGATCACCGATATACTATTAAAGGTATTAAAGAAAGATCCGCTGATTAAACGAAATGTAATAAAAACCGTTTCGTGGCGGATAGTGGGCTCGGTGGATACTGTTATACTGGGCTGGCTCATAACCGGGCAGTTTAGTTTAGGGGCTAAAATTGGCTTAACAGAATTGTTAACCAAAATGCTTTTATACTATGCGCATGAAAGGGCCTGGCAGAAAATAAAATTCGGGCTGCCCTCAAAACGCAGGCAAACACAGATTTTGCAAAAAGAAATTAAACCTAACTTATTTAAACAAACCGGTAAAATAACCAGGGGCGACCGCGAGAGGTTAAACAACAACAGATCCTTTACACTTTGGTTAACGGGCTTGTCGGGCTCGGGCAAGTCAACATTGGCAACAGAAACAGAGGCCTGGTTGCACGGGCAAAATGCGAGGGTATATATTTTAGATGGTGATAACACCAGGTTGGGGATCAATAAGGATCTGTCTTTCTCTGATGAAGACCGGGCCGAAAATATAAGGCGTGTGGCCGAAATGTGCAGGCTGTTTAACGATGCCGGTATTATTGTAATTGCATCTTTTATATCACCTTTTGAGCAGGACAGGGCAATTGCTGAAAAGTTAATTGGCGATGAAAGTTTTGTAGAAGTGTATATTGACGCAAGTATTGATACCTGCCAGAAGCGCGATACCAAGGGCTTGTATAAATTGGCATTGGCCGGTAAAATCAAAAATTTTACAGGTATTAGCAGCCCTTATGAAACACCGGCCAACCCCGATGTGCATTTAAATACCGAAAGCCAAACGGTAGGGGCTTGTTTGGATGTGTTAAAAAAATATTTAATTACAAACAAAAACATAGGAATAAGCTTACCCACTACAGTATCATCTTTTACTGATTAA
- a CDS encoding sulfotransferase domain-containing protein, which yields MTEPVTDHKKIIWLASYPKSGNTWFRAFLTALLGDGDLNINEMKTDGIFSSRAIFDNCTDMDSTELYDVEVKNLLPEIFKHQAELYKKDKLFIKIHDAYTLNNNGVPIVPAEPTLCALYFIRNPLDVVGSFANHNGSTLDEAIQLMNSPRGTLAKQPKNRNVNNQFAQLMLSWSGHASSWTNDLPFPVLVIRYEDMLADTFNTFSRAVEFMKIDVPASQIEKAIEDTKFEKLQKQESEGGFMEKNKRSDKFFRKGIAGNWVNELNPEQIKLIIDNHAEVMRLYNYPVDVITSA from the coding sequence ATGACTGAGCCGGTAACAGATCATAAAAAAATTATATGGCTGGCCTCGTATCCTAAAAGCGGCAATACCTGGTTCAGGGCGTTTTTAACCGCATTGCTGGGCGATGGCGACCTGAATATTAACGAGATGAAAACCGATGGCATATTTTCATCGCGCGCCATTTTTGATAATTGTACAGACATGGATTCGACAGAGCTGTACGATGTAGAAGTTAAAAACCTGTTGCCCGAAATATTTAAGCACCAGGCCGAATTGTACAAGAAAGACAAGCTATTTATAAAAATACACGATGCCTATACTTTAAATAATAACGGAGTGCCCATTGTACCGGCCGAACCAACTTTGTGTGCCTTATATTTTATACGTAACCCGTTAGATGTAGTAGGTTCATTTGCCAACCACAATGGCAGCACGCTGGATGAGGCTATCCAATTAATGAACAGCCCGCGCGGAACGTTGGCCAAACAACCTAAAAACCGCAATGTAAATAATCAGTTTGCGCAATTAATGTTAAGCTGGAGCGGCCATGCCAGCAGTTGGACCAATGATTTACCTTTCCCTGTTTTAGTGATAAGATACGAAGATATGCTGGCCGATACGTTTAACACCTTTAGCCGTGCGGTAGAATTTATGAAGATAGATGTGCCCGCAAGCCAGATTGAAAAAGCAATAGAGGACACCAAATTTGAGAAACTGCAAAAACAAGAGAGCGAGGGTGGGTTTATGGAAAAAAATAAACGCAGTGATAAGTTTTTCAGAAAAGGTATTGCCGGTAATTGGGTGAACGAGTTAAACCCCGAACAAATTAAATTAATTATTGATAACCACGCCGAGGTAATGAGGTTATATAATTACCCTGTCGACGTAATTACAAGCGCTTAA
- a CDS encoding SET domain-containing protein-lysine N-methyltransferase, translating into MNDALKKQLQLLLEQHPELNNGNISFADGQITLNAAEETSLAVEKADHSDTVNKPGYLVDIIAGHTAKVEVRKSPVHGYGVFAKELIEAGELIEECRLLKLGYRANYNHDPVLKDYVWAGRDDGEQTKLHGLNQYLALGLGVIYNHSDQPNTIQNLDFDTEVMTIKARQPIQKGEEIFVTYGKKYFMIRNFWKNVHKNNELENFITKQQKAD; encoded by the coding sequence GTGAACGACGCACTTAAAAAGCAGTTACAATTACTGTTGGAGCAACATCCTGAACTCAACAACGGCAACATAAGCTTTGCTGATGGCCAGATAACATTGAATGCTGCTGAAGAAACAAGCCTAGCTGTAGAAAAAGCAGATCATAGCGATACTGTTAACAAACCTGGGTACCTGGTTGATATTATTGCCGGACACACGGCAAAGGTTGAGGTTAGGAAATCGCCGGTGCATGGGTATGGCGTTTTTGCTAAAGAACTGATTGAAGCCGGAGAATTAATTGAGGAATGCCGCCTGTTAAAATTAGGCTACCGTGCAAATTACAATCACGACCCGGTATTAAAAGATTACGTATGGGCAGGCAGGGATGATGGTGAGCAAACCAAACTTCATGGGCTTAACCAGTACCTGGCTTTAGGTTTAGGAGTTATATATAACCATTCTGATCAACCCAATACGATACAAAACCTCGATTTCGATACAGAGGTAATGACCATAAAAGCCCGGCAACCTATTCAAAAAGGAGAGGAGATATTTGTTACCTATGGCAAAAAGTATTTTATGATCCGTAATTTCTGGAAAAACGTCCACAAAAATAACGAGCTCGAAAATTTTATAACCAAGCAGCAAAAAGCAGATTAA
- a CDS encoding PqqD family protein — MLNITSKIIRNSDKFLSSSLGNEIVMMNTTNGTYIGLNEVSSNIWNYLENERTVGEIIDLLLNDYDVSRENCEPQTVECLEKMEKQGIIVVL, encoded by the coding sequence ATGTTAAACATTACGTCAAAGATTATCCGAAACAGCGATAAATTTTTATCCAGCAGCCTCGGCAATGAAATTGTAATGATGAACACAACCAACGGCACTTATATTGGCCTCAATGAAGTGAGCAGTAACATCTGGAACTATCTCGAAAACGAACGAACAGTGGGCGAAATTATCGATCTGCTGTTAAACGATTATGATGTTAGCCGCGAAAACTGTGAGCCACAAACCGTGGAATGCCTCGAAAAAATGGAAAAACAGGGTATTATTGTAGTTTTGTAA
- a CDS encoding nucleotidyltransferase family protein yields MLDTQQLKSTYNNEQILLVLLSRLYFSTGERADVESFIVNHTINWQIFQQILRAHGLRSFVYGIIVNHQIKLNEQAEQNLKKRYSNNRLKNFKQIKAAAEIVAVLKQQGIVVISYKGAIFAQGYYSDMALRESSDIDFLISKRDIKAIEDYFINQQYEARTTVPRPYLNYYSSFFKDIVYYKEAVVPASIEMHWRLVDRYAGNYPGYDFFEPHLVTASIGGLTIDKLSPTYDFLAVASNHFVKDMGIKFKYMVDMACMITREREALDLDVIIGCARQYGFEKKLGVGLQLVDDLLGIELIGHRQQPLSTQLLRTPLQYPIHLTRLYINEPAFIKRSLLLQDNAWNKCKFLLRCFLYAFLPTYADINELKLPVYLLPVLIIIRPFRLLYQMIRPKKRAEF; encoded by the coding sequence ATGTTAGATACACAGCAACTAAAATCAACTTACAATAACGAACAGATTTTGCTGGTGCTTTTATCCCGTCTCTATTTTTCGACGGGCGAGCGTGCTGACGTTGAAAGTTTTATAGTCAATCACACCATCAACTGGCAAATTTTTCAACAGATATTAAGGGCACATGGGCTGAGATCATTTGTTTACGGAATAATTGTAAACCACCAGATTAAACTTAATGAGCAGGCTGAACAAAACCTTAAAAAGCGTTATAGCAACAACCGCCTTAAAAACTTTAAACAAATTAAGGCTGCTGCCGAAATCGTGGCTGTTTTGAAGCAACAAGGCATTGTTGTAATATCTTACAAAGGGGCCATTTTTGCACAAGGCTATTATTCCGATATGGCGCTGCGCGAAAGCAGTGATATTGATTTCCTGATTTCGAAACGGGATATCAAAGCCATTGAAGATTATTTCATCAACCAGCAGTATGAAGCCCGCACTACTGTGCCCCGCCCTTATCTTAACTATTACAGCAGTTTTTTTAAAGACATTGTTTATTATAAAGAAGCCGTTGTGCCGGCAAGTATTGAAATGCATTGGCGATTGGTTGACCGCTATGCAGGCAATTATCCCGGATACGATTTTTTTGAGCCCCACTTAGTTACCGCATCAATTGGGGGGTTGACTATAGATAAACTATCGCCCACTTATGATTTTCTGGCTGTGGCCTCCAACCATTTTGTAAAAGATATGGGTATTAAGTTTAAATACATGGTGGATATGGCCTGCATGATTACCCGCGAAAGGGAAGCGCTTGACCTGGACGTGATTATTGGATGCGCCCGGCAGTACGGTTTTGAAAAAAAGCTGGGTGTTGGCTTACAATTGGTTGATGATTTATTAGGGATTGAATTAATAGGGCACAGGCAACAACCATTATCAACCCAATTATTAAGAACCCCACTCCAATACCCTATTCATTTAACACGGCTTTATATTAATGAGCCTGCGTTTATAAAACGATCATTGTTATTGCAGGATAACGCATGGAATAAATGCAAATTTTTACTGAGATGCTTTTTGTATGCATTTTTGCCTACGTATGCTGATATTAATGAACTGAAGCTGCCGGTTTATTTGTTGCCGGTGCTGATTATTATTCGTCCGTTCAGGTTGTTGTACCAGATGATACGGCCAAAGAAAAGAGCAGAATTCTGA
- a CDS encoding serine kinase produces the protein MYTYWGFGLNIKSDIPFPELLAAEFENADINIITKEVPKQLDGADVVKKVNVSMNLTEYLHSVPNIADYYVANGNEICIQQQPGADEKSIRLFLLSNAMAAILHQRSMIPLHASAVYHDDGIILFCGRSGAGKSTTATALQQKGYTVFSDDVCVLQNNANNELVALPSYPMIKLWEDSFIKIGLDAAVEEDKIRPEMNKYARFYHDEFNIAAQKVKRVFILESGNLNETIEIKKLGPIAAFKNLQQNTYRHVQMNGMKKRDVHFSMISKLAGEVSVYKINRPPIGNTIEELITIVESNLAGND, from the coding sequence ATGTATACCTACTGGGGTTTTGGGTTGAACATCAAATCTGATATACCTTTTCCTGAATTATTAGCTGCAGAGTTTGAGAATGCAGACATTAATATAATCACAAAAGAAGTGCCCAAACAGTTGGATGGCGCCGATGTAGTTAAGAAAGTAAATGTTTCTATGAACCTTACCGAATATCTGCATTCTGTACCCAATATTGCTGATTATTATGTTGCCAATGGCAACGAAATTTGCATACAGCAACAGCCGGGCGCCGATGAAAAAAGTATCCGCCTTTTTTTACTGAGTAATGCCATGGCTGCCATTTTGCACCAGCGAAGCATGATCCCGCTGCACGCATCGGCTGTGTATCATGATGATGGTATTATACTATTTTGCGGGCGATCAGGCGCCGGTAAATCAACTACGGCAACTGCCTTGCAACAAAAGGGGTATACTGTTTTTTCTGACGATGTATGCGTGCTGCAGAACAATGCCAATAATGAATTAGTTGCCCTGCCTTCGTACCCGATGATAAAACTATGGGAAGACAGCTTTATTAAGATAGGCCTGGATGCGGCTGTAGAAGAGGATAAAATACGCCCCGAAATGAACAAGTATGCGCGCTTTTACCACGATGAGTTTAACATTGCAGCTCAAAAAGTAAAGCGTGTATTTATTTTAGAATCGGGGAATTTGAATGAGACTATCGAAATAAAAAAGCTGGGGCCTATTGCAGCTTTTAAAAACTTACAGCAAAATACTTACCGCCATGTACAAATGAACGGCATGAAAAAGCGCGATGTACATTTTTCCATGATCTCTAAGTTGGCAGGAGAGGTATCGGTATATAAAATTAACAGGCCGCCCATTGGAAATACGATAGAAGAATTAATTACCATCGTTGAATCTAATTTAGCGGGGAATGACTGA
- a CDS encoding ABC transporter ATP-binding protein, which translates to MKFKDSIGSFFKDLARASALLWKADKAIATINIAIQAVQALLPILSLYFMKKMIEAVVHANKPFNEVIPLIIAYGLIQLLLAMVGQYASYISTIHQHKLTDNLSAEVLEKAIAVDYEYYENPAYHDSLHLAQQQAIFKASQLLSNFNSILLNCLSLVFLVGFFFTLHSLFALLFIALSIPLAAIKWYSGFALLKLEKKFAPLEREANYLHQTLTGITSAKEVRVFGFGDYFIQKFKAIRHLVQKEKLKLNARLTWYSLFAEAGEIIVMAFIFGLLAKYTWQKAITVGAFVIYIQGFQRLQSTSKGFLQALVQIFQQRLFLKDLFAFLDLKTDKNITDSKPFPPVVKGITVNDVSFTYPGTHKQVLSHISMTCKPGSIIAIVGENGSGKSTLVKLLARLYEIQTGDIRVDDDLLSDIDMPAFRENTVFLFQDFEKYFLTVEENITLGDFRENKNDTNIEAAAKLSGAHAFIKNLSNGYKTRMGRMFRGSEQLSGGQWQKLALSRAFYRQAKLVILDEPTSALDASAESDVFENVKLHMKDQMVILITHRLYNLKMADYIYVLKDGKIDQEGNFEALINAEGQFKKLYETQKL; encoded by the coding sequence TTGAAATTTAAAGACAGTATCGGTTCCTTTTTTAAAGATCTGGCGAGGGCTTCGGCCTTGCTTTGGAAAGCCGACAAAGCTATTGCTACCATTAACATTGCAATACAGGCGGTGCAGGCCCTGTTACCCATCCTCTCTTTATATTTTATGAAGAAGATGATAGAGGCTGTGGTACATGCCAATAAACCCTTTAATGAAGTTATCCCGCTTATAATTGCTTATGGTTTAATACAGCTGCTATTAGCTATGGTTGGGCAATACGCATCCTACATCAGCACCATCCATCAGCACAAATTAACCGACAACCTATCTGCCGAGGTATTGGAGAAAGCCATTGCGGTTGATTATGAGTATTACGAAAACCCGGCCTATCACGACAGTTTGCACCTGGCGCAGCAACAAGCCATTTTTAAGGCCTCGCAGTTGTTAAGTAATTTTAACAGCATATTACTTAATTGCTTGTCTTTAGTATTCCTGGTGGGTTTCTTTTTCACCCTCCATTCTTTATTCGCCCTTCTGTTTATTGCTTTATCTATCCCGCTGGCTGCTATTAAATGGTATTCGGGCTTTGCACTTTTAAAGCTCGAGAAAAAGTTTGCCCCCTTAGAGCGCGAAGCTAATTACCTGCATCAAACGTTAACCGGCATTACATCGGCCAAAGAAGTACGGGTGTTTGGCTTTGGCGATTACTTTATTCAAAAATTTAAAGCCATACGGCACCTGGTACAAAAAGAGAAACTAAAACTCAACGCCAGGCTTACGTGGTACAGCCTTTTTGCCGAAGCCGGCGAAATTATTGTGATGGCCTTTATTTTCGGGCTGCTGGCTAAATACACGTGGCAAAAAGCAATAACGGTTGGGGCGTTTGTAATTTATATACAAGGCTTTCAACGCCTGCAAAGTACATCGAAGGGTTTTCTGCAGGCACTGGTTCAAATTTTTCAGCAGCGGTTGTTTTTGAAAGATCTCTTTGCATTTCTTGATCTGAAGACCGATAAAAACATAACTGACAGTAAACCTTTCCCTCCGGTTGTAAAAGGTATTACAGTAAATGATGTATCGTTTACCTATCCTGGCACCCATAAACAAGTGCTTAGCCATATTTCTATGACCTGTAAGCCCGGCAGTATTATAGCCATTGTAGGCGAAAATGGTTCGGGTAAATCAACATTGGTAAAATTGCTGGCCCGGCTATACGAAATACAGACGGGCGATATCCGGGTAGATGATGACCTGCTATCAGACATTGATATGCCTGCGTTCCGCGAAAACACAGTATTCCTGTTTCAGGATTTTGAAAAGTATTTTTTAACTGTGGAAGAAAACATTACCCTTGGCGACTTTCGCGAAAACAAAAATGATACAAATATCGAGGCAGCAGCCAAATTATCGGGAGCACATGCTTTTATCAAAAACCTGAGCAATGGTTACAAAACCCGTATGGGCCGCATGTTTAGGGGCAGCGAACAGTTAAGCGGCGGCCAGTGGCAAAAACTGGCGCTCTCCCGTGCCTTTTACCGCCAGGCCAAACTGGTTATTTTAGACGAGCCCACCAGCGCACTGGATGCCTCGGCCGAATCGGATGTGTTTGAGAATGTGAAACTACACATGAAAGACCAGATGGTAATATTAATTACCCACCGCCTTTACAACCTTAAAATGGCCGATTACATTTATGTTTTAAAAGATGGCAAAATTGACCAGGAAGGAAATTTCGAGGCCTTAATTAACGCCGAAGGCCAGTTTAAAAAACTGTACGAAACCCAAAAGTTATAA
- a CDS encoding glycosyltransferase family 2 protein — MSELDNINLSVIIPTKNRPHLLQRAMASVALQNYPGFEVCIADNNTDAEISRQVKATVSHFENQYPQIKWLYIHSNKPYAAGTRNDGIAATQGKYIIFLDDDDELLSNSIKLRMHEMSADAGLALLYCAGYSKVYPYPFKMYRYYHYSKQLHQHKLMMMSCSSIMINREIFDRNNLHFDEQLSRMEDYDLCRKIIEKGLKVRSIPLPLVQINLHPETRMSSQHLISYDFKHRLIARWGQTADNEIYDYAEGVYIWRKCFGMSNAPYAEMVKTLKKDFNKTPGLPFKLKYKLVSLSPMLYLSLYHLLISFSQRRKNKQAHRS; from the coding sequence ATGAGTGAACTTGATAATATTAATTTATCTGTTATCATCCCTACCAAAAACCGCCCACACCTATTGCAACGTGCAATGGCCTCTGTTGCCCTGCAAAATTATCCAGGCTTTGAAGTATGCATTGCTGATAATAATACCGATGCCGAAATAAGCAGGCAGGTAAAGGCTACGGTAAGCCATTTCGAAAACCAATACCCACAGATAAAATGGCTATACATCCATAGTAACAAGCCATACGCCGCCGGTACACGTAACGATGGCATTGCCGCAACACAGGGAAAGTACATTATCTTTTTAGATGATGATGACGAACTACTGTCCAACAGCATTAAACTGCGCATGCATGAAATGAGTGCTGATGCCGGTCTCGCTTTGCTATACTGCGCAGGTTATTCGAAAGTGTACCCTTATCCGTTTAAAATGTACCGGTATTATCATTATAGCAAGCAGTTACACCAGCACAAGCTGATGATGATGTCATGTTCATCCATCATGATCAACCGGGAAATTTTTGATCGCAACAACCTCCATTTCGACGAGCAATTAAGCCGAATGGAAGATTACGATCTGTGCCGCAAAATAATTGAGAAAGGCTTAAAAGTAAGATCGATCCCTTTACCGCTGGTACAGATCAACCTGCACCCCGAAACCCGGATGTCGTCTCAGCACTTAATCAGCTATGATTTTAAGCACCGTTTAATTGCCCGCTGGGGCCAAACCGCTGACAATGAAATTTATGACTATGCCGAAGGGGTATACATTTGGCGCAAATGCTTCGGTATGAGCAATGCCCCTTATGCCGAAATGGTAAAAACACTAAAAAAAGACTTCAACAAAACGCCCGGCTTACCTTTTAAATTAAAATATAAACTGGTAAGCCTTAGCCCCATGCTGTACCTCTCTTTATATCATTTACTGATCTCGTTTTCACAACGCCGCAAAAACAAGCAGGCCCACCGTAGTTAA
- a CDS encoding asparagine synthase-related protein: MSVIFGKCHFNNKPIANDELSVMQTRLNHWQADNKGIWINNNVGLGHLMLYNTTPSLTEVLPYHHDGPKLTITADARIDNRDELFGKLGIPAIEKTTIPDSILILKAYEKFGERCTEHLIGDFAFAIWDSNKQQLFCARDQMGVKPFFYYTGADFFAFASEKKGIMAIEGVDLAINKQFLFNQLVFPPEQATDTTLYEHIKKLPPAYTLVLNLTNGHRKLQRYWDLDAETETRFATKAEYHEGLLYHFEQAVQCRSLSHYNVGVELSGGMDSSAITGVANNYLKTQEKNLITFSNTLSDDVDNPEITKLDERRYIDAVLEFNNIKDFVYVTQTAFDNLIDELNFAIEVNDGLERWNPLWQLPLKKSAMEHGVRTLLSGFPGDELVTYRGKYYFMDYLDKGQYLKYFLAKKKYPGFNKVEPFIPHGIKYQYSKLKRSLNVGTHERVKQSFETFNVPDHYRKHLRDCIWLDPVYQQQFKSYRHLQRYRLLKPQVNHRLEAETRFGIYFKTEPRFPMADIRLTQFYLSMPNEYKYEGELTRTFYRNTVSKYLPDMLMKRNDKYGSIAPFLSVNKRITTDEVKNLIKQSPEVAFLSKERFDGFDSPYTPGNSKKDKPYPPVEVLLWLIKNKDKIADL; this comes from the coding sequence ATGAGCGTTATTTTTGGCAAGTGCCATTTTAATAATAAACCAATTGCTAATGATGAGTTGTCGGTTATGCAAACCCGGCTTAACCATTGGCAGGCCGATAATAAAGGCATCTGGATTAACAACAACGTTGGACTGGGCCACTTAATGCTATATAATACCACACCATCATTAACCGAAGTTTTACCTTACCACCATGATGGCCCTAAACTAACCATTACTGCCGATGCACGTATTGATAACCGCGACGAATTATTTGGTAAATTAGGTATCCCTGCTATAGAAAAGACCACCATACCAGATAGCATCCTGATATTAAAAGCTTATGAAAAATTTGGCGAACGATGTACCGAGCATCTGATCGGCGATTTTGCCTTTGCTATTTGGGACAGTAATAAACAACAACTTTTTTGCGCCCGCGACCAAATGGGTGTAAAGCCTTTCTTCTATTATACCGGTGCCGATTTTTTTGCCTTCGCATCAGAGAAAAAAGGAATTATGGCCATTGAGGGTGTTGATTTGGCTATTAATAAGCAGTTTTTATTTAACCAGCTTGTATTCCCGCCAGAGCAGGCTACCGACACTACTTTATATGAGCATATTAAAAAATTACCACCCGCATATACCCTTGTTTTAAATTTAACCAACGGACACCGAAAACTACAGCGGTATTGGGATCTAGATGCAGAAACCGAAACCAGGTTTGCCACTAAAGCCGAATATCATGAAGGTTTGCTGTACCATTTTGAACAAGCGGTACAGTGCCGTTCGCTATCGCATTATAACGTTGGTGTTGAGTTAAGTGGGGGGATGGATTCGTCGGCTATTACAGGTGTGGCCAATAATTATCTTAAAACGCAGGAAAAAAATCTCATTACGTTTTCAAACACCTTATCAGACGATGTTGACAACCCTGAGATCACCAAACTGGATGAACGCCGTTATATTGATGCCGTACTGGAGTTTAATAACATCAAAGATTTTGTTTACGTTACCCAAACCGCATTTGATAACCTTATAGACGAACTAAACTTTGCCATAGAAGTAAACGATGGTTTAGAAAGGTGGAATCCGCTGTGGCAACTCCCGCTCAAAAAGTCGGCGATGGAGCATGGGGTACGCACGCTGTTATCCGGCTTCCCCGGCGACGAACTGGTAACGTACCGGGGTAAGTACTATTTTATGGATTACCTTGATAAGGGCCAATACCTCAAATACTTTTTAGCGAAAAAGAAATACCCAGGCTTTAATAAGGTTGAGCCATTTATCCCGCATGGTATCAAATACCAATACAGCAAACTTAAGCGTTCACTTAATGTGGGTACCCATGAACGGGTTAAACAATCATTCGAAACTTTTAATGTACCAGATCATTATAGAAAGCATTTAAGAGATTGTATCTGGCTCGATCCTGTTTATCAGCAACAATTTAAAAGCTACCGGCATTTACAGCGTTACAGGCTCTTAAAACCGCAGGTAAACCACCGCTTAGAGGCCGAAACCCGCTTCGGCATCTATTTTAAAACCGAGCCCCGTTTCCCGATGGCTGATATCAGGCTCACCCAGTTTTATTTATCGATGCCTAATGAGTATAAATACGAAGGTGAGTTAACCCGTACATTTTACCGTAATACAGTTAGTAAATATTTACCGGATATGCTTATGAAACGCAATGACAAATACGGAAGCATTGCACCTTTTTTATCAGTAAACAAGAGAATAACAACCGACGAAGTTAAGAACCTGATAAAACAAAGCCCGGAGGTTGCTTTTTTAAGTAAGGAGAGATTTGACGGTTTTGACAGTCCCTATACGCCGGGGAATTCTAAAAAAGATAAACCATACCCGCCGGTAGAAGTATTACTATGGCTGATAAAAAACAAAGATAAAATAGCTGATTTATAA
- a CDS encoding lasso peptide biosynthesis B2 protein: MKVLKKLGSKINTLTALPFKTKLLFIEAFFTSGWVKFCLTIFPFNRVMHWLGTTNTESSTEVDVESLVLRRQIKTAIDLCRKYAPWRTECYTMSLTGRLMLKRRKLPSTLYVGFMKDEAGKYKGHAWLRANDIYISGFKESKGFTVNFRFS, from the coding sequence ATGAAGGTTTTAAAAAAGCTGGGCAGTAAAATAAATACATTAACTGCGTTGCCCTTTAAAACTAAACTGTTATTTATCGAAGCCTTTTTTACTTCGGGTTGGGTTAAGTTTTGCCTCACCATTTTTCCCTTTAACCGGGTTATGCATTGGCTGGGTACAACCAATACAGAAAGCAGCACAGAAGTTGATGTAGAAAGCCTTGTTTTACGCCGCCAGATAAAAACCGCTATTGACCTTTGCCGTAAATATGCCCCCTGGCGAACCGAGTGTTACACCATGTCGCTTACCGGGCGCCTTATGCTTAAACGCCGTAAACTCCCCAGCACCCTGTATGTAGGCTTTATGAAAGATGAAGCAGGAAAATACAAAGGCCACGCCTGGTTAAGGGCAAATGACATTTATATTTCGGGGTTTAAAGAATCGAAGGGATTTACAGTTAATTTTAGGTTTAGCTAA